CTCCAACGATATTGATAACACCAAAGGAGTACTTTCTGAAGTTGTTGTCGAGCCTTTGCAAGAAGCCACCAACCATGTTGCTTGCTCTGAATGCAACATCCAATTCATCTGGGAGCTTATTGTATTTCATATAGTAGAAACTATATCCATTGGCATCAAAGTTCTGGTAGAGCCATGGCATTGCGACTCCTTTCAAGTCCTTAGTATTTGAGTATACACGTTTCCACTCGTCCATACTCATTGAGGTTGGAGGGAGACTATCTAATGGGTTATCCTTCTTCTTTGGTTTCTCTTCAGAGGCATCAGCAGATCCAGATTGGGGCTTAGCCTGAGAATCCTTAGATGCTGAACATTTCTTTACATACTCACCATAGTGTTTCTTGATTGAAGGTTGAGCAAGAATCGTGTCAATATATCTTTGTAGATTCACACAACTCTTCAATGAAAGAGCACCAGCAGAACACTTAATTGAACAATCAATAATAGTGGCTAATAAGACATCAGCAATAGTAATACGCTCACCAGCAACAAAAGTACGGTAGTTAAAGTACTTGTTAAAGCTCTCAAATATCTTTGTTAATTCAGATCCATATGATTTAACATCCCCACTCTTCTTGAAAAGTGGCACAACAAGTGATGACAATGTTGTGTCGATGTACTGCAAGATCATGTCAACATGGGTTGCATCAGAGTCAGTTCTTCCATATAAGTTAGTATATGGAGAACCTCTTGCAAGGAAACGCAATATTGTGCTTgttccaaatatttttccaAATTGAGTGTCGAGTACTGGAGTTCCAAATGCAAGATGGAAATCCAAGTCTTTGTGGTCTGTGCCGTCACTCACTTTGTGGCTGATCTTATCTCCTGTGATCTCAGCAACAGATTTGATGATTGATACCAATGGACATGAATCTAATCCAAATAATGTGTACACCATCCTGAATTACTTAGTAAAacaattattcaaaataaacttaagtagaaagaaaaaaaaacaataaagaATTGTATCTTATGTCAATTCTGTCCCTCGTAGTTCTAAGgttatttaatttcatgTTTTGAGCGCCTTTTTTTGtgagaatattatttattaaatcttaGTTGCTCATATAATGTATTCCGCCTAAaaacattatttatttatttactatttaaattcaCATAAAGCTTAATAAATCTACTATCGTTCgtcattaaataaaaatatgttAACAAAGTCTCTCTTGTTCAAATATGTATTATCTAATGAATacactttcttttttgtttaatttttatttcgttacctattttaatattcatttaCGACGTGTGCGCGTGGCGCGCGTCTACATTGGGCGGCAACATGGAACAATTAAGATaattatagaaataaataggCGAAAGTAATGACATAATTTGCACAATAactataaatataataaataagaaaaagaagaaaatttataattaaaatgaatataaataagcAAAATTAACGTTTATGTCTTTAAACTGTCTCAGCTTGTCTTGCAAGAAAAAAGCAATGGCAAGGGAAAAAAAAGCCTCAAAGGAGGAAGCGTTGTAAAGTAGAATAggttattcttttttactATATTAAAGGTTTAAAAAATCTGAAGATGACAGAAAAAATTCAGCTCTATAAGCCACGTGATCGTGTCAAGGTTACCCttagaagaaaatactCTTCTCGTCGCAAGGCATCAGTAGTTGCCCCAAAATTGAGAAGCTCCTTACAACCAGGTGTTGTTTGCATCCTATTAGCTGGTCCATACAAGGGTAAGAGAGTCGTTATGTTGAAGGCTCTTCCATCAGGTTTGGTAGTTGTGACAGGTCCATACGCTTTGAATGGTGTTCCAGTTAGAAGAGTCAACCCTGCCTATATCATCGCAACCAGTACTAAGGTTGATGTCTCCAAGGCAGACGTCTCCAAGTTCACCGATGAGTATTTTAAGGTTGATAGATCCAAGCTCAAGAAGAGCAAGGATACCTTTATGGATCAAGGTGAGGAAACCAAAGTAAACAGAGTCGTCAGTGAGGAGAGAAAGAAGACCCAACAGGCTTTGGACGCCTCTATTATCCCATCCATCCAGTCAAACCCATTGATGATGAGCTATTTAAAGACAAGATTCACATTGACCAGTGGTATGTTCCCCCATAAGCTCAAGTTCTAAATTACAGAACTTCTTTGGAAAGGAACCGTGAAGCTGTTAACTCTGTTAATATAGCTTGCTTAATTCACCTACGCCATTACCATTTTACTGTTTTTTTAGAATATACAAGcgttaatattattataacGGACTATCttgattcttttttttctttctctcttctttttattcCTCAAATCCATGTATTAACTTCTTTTACACGGTCAATGATCTCGTTACCCTAATAGATTAACATCTTGATTCCTTGCCTATTGTGGCGCCACTCTCATTTGGCTTGCATTTCCTGCAACATTCCTCTCAATCCATTGAACAGTGAAAAGATTAGAAAAAGGAAAAGTagttcaaaaaaaaaataatctgaaaaataatttaagttTTAAATTACCTATATAACTTCTCTAACACAATATCTGTCTCTAATCACTATCTTacttttatcatttttgcTACTTTCTCATTTTTTACATGAATTATGTAGACGTGACGTGGCGCCGGTATAGGCGATACCATATAGATGCTAGTCAATTTTACAAATGACATGTTCTTTTTTTCCctaaagaaaaagaatttgaagtaGAAACAGTCCTGAGAGATACtataaaataaatctaTAGGGAGCATACTGTTTGTTATTCTCATCAGTTTTCCTCTATTATCCCATTGATAATTCATGCTCATTTCACAATCTAGAAAATAAAGCTCTCCATCTAAAAATCATACTCTAATGAATTCTcgaaagaaaattaataatatcatccAAGGCTCTCTTACCCTGATAGAAAATAAGTTCTACTGGAGTTTGTGTACTAGTAATGTACCAAGTACAAGTGTTGATAAAAAAGGTactaattattatttctgtATTGATGATGAACTTGTATACGAGCCTTTCTTCCAAGACTTTGGACCATTAAATCTGAGATGCATTTATAAGTATTGCAAAAAAGTTGATAACCTTCTCAGGACTGTTGAAAGTACCGGAGGATATATTGTTCAATGTACTAGCGTGTATGatatgaaaaaaagaacCAACTCTGCCTTCTTAGCATGTTGTTATATGATGATCAGACAAGGAAAGACTCCTGGAAGTTCTCTTGCACTATTCAACTCTGTGCCCTTGCTTTCATTCAGAGATGCAACATATGGACCATGTTCATACTCTCTGACTGTAGGAGATTGTTTACTAGGATTATATTATGCAATGTTATTGAAATGGTTTGATTATGAAACATTTGAcattaatgaatatagTACATATGAAAAGGTTGAAAATGGAGATATCTCATGGGTTATTCCCAATAAGTTCATAGCTTTTAGCGGTCCAAGTGGAACAAGTGTTGACGAGGATGGCTATTTTTCCCTTACACCCGAATTTTATATTCCAATCTTTAAAAAGCTCAAAGTCTCAACGGTTATTCGTCTTAATAAGAAACAATATGAGAGTGAAAGATTTACAAATAATGGAATCAAACATGAAGAACTCTTCTTTATAGATGGTTCCTGTCCTCCACAAAATATACTTAACAGATTCTTGGAACTTACTGAAAACGAAAAAGGAGTTTTTGCAGTACACTGCAAAGCAGGACTTGGACGAACAGGAACACTTCTTGGCTGCTATGCCATCAAAAACTATAGATTTACAGCATCTGCATGGATTGGATGGAACCGAATTGCAAGACCTGGAAGTGTATTAGGACCTCAACAACAGTTCCTACATGAAATTGAACCTAATCTCTTTGCGAGAGGCTCAATCCTCCCTCCAGAAATGAGACTTGATACAAAAATCCCACTTATAGCTAGGAAAGTCCAAGATGCAGTTCAAAAGCAAGCTAAAATCAGACAAATACAGTGTATCAGTTCACAATTCATggaaaacaaaaattcGGATCTTAGTAAATATCCTATTACTATGCAACAGAATAAAATATCGAAGGATACTACCAATAATCATGACGATATTTCTATAGAACAAGAAGTCATACAGATGATGTCGAACCTCAGTGCTGTCGACAATATTGCTATCTTAGGTGATGCTGGCCAAGGTGAAAGATTGGTCCATGcgaaaaaaaatatcatctcaaaataattagttaattataaatagtaatattttcctatttaataaaactCGATTATAATTGCATACCTCTAAAACTTGATTACTTCTCCTTCTCCTCTTTTGAATTATGTTCTTGATTATTCTGTAAAGCATAGAGATTGGAATAAACACCATATGGAGTATAAGGGATGAAATAAGGTGTAAAACATGGGTTTGAGGAGTAATAGCATTGATTAACGTAAGGATAAACCTCCATCTGGTGTTGGTTTCTTACATTTTCGGAAGTTAAATTCGTATTCTGTAAGTCAAGCTGCATTTGAGGTAATGcattataataatcataaaAGTATCCTGATTGTACAGGGAATGACAGAGGATAAGAACCTTGAAGCTCTGTTGCAGGTGTATCTGACTTCTTATTAGCATTTGATGTATCTTTTTGCTTGAAAGCAAGAGAGACAAATGTTACCTTCCCATCCACAATTCTTTCTGGATGTTGAAGAACTTTCATCATGTCTCCTAGGTTATTAAAAGTAATGAAACCATACTTTCTAGATTTCCCAGTATTATGATCACGCATAACAAAACACTCCTCAATATCTTCAAACTCAGAAAATGCTTGTCTCAGGCTCTCATTGGTTGTTGATTCAGataaatttctaataaaaagcttttttttaaatatagtGGATGTGAGGCGTTGATTGGATTCCATCACCTGTTTATTACAATCAATAGGGCCGCATGTAAACTCAGAAAAAGGATCAGCAGCTAATTTGACCAATAATTGTCTCCCAttaagaattaaattttcgttaaataatttcttaattGATTCACTACTCTTGTACGTAACAAATCCATAACCTCTTGATCTCCCATTCTTCTCTCGAATTATAGTGGAGTCCTCAATCTCACCAAACTTTTCgaataaattcaaaaataccTTATCTGAAGTCTGGAAGGAAATGTTTCTAACCATTACTCTTCTGCTAACAGGGCTTCTTTCAACAATTAACTTACAAGCAttaccaataatattataaagaTAAGCAGATTTGCTTAAAATATCAACAAGCTGCTCTTTTGATAACAGAGAAACGACGTTTCTAAATTCAACTATACCCTCCTCCTCGAGCTCATATTCCCCTGTCAAAAATTCAAGAGCAGAACAAGGTAATTGCTGGCAATTACTTAACATCTCTTTAGATTCCATgtctctttcttttttagcTCCTATTTTGTTCgtcattttcaaaattcaCTTCAATGACCATAAAAAATACTCATTTGTTGGATGACTCGTTTTTATCTTCAATTCTACATCAGCAATATTAAAAGCTTTCTCAATTTTTTCACAgcttaattaattaaatccaAACAATGATCATAGAATTTCTAAGACCAggataaataaaatttgttaTATTCCCTACTTAGGCGCGCAAATGTTTCATATACTTTTTAAAAACTCTATTACGAGGATAACTTACatgaagaattttctttaaattgatttttgaattttgtCTTCTAAAGCTTCAGTTAGTGTAGGTTTCTctaaactttttttctttttcttttctcttTGTTTAAAATCTGTGGCTTCAGTATCAAAGTCTTTTATTTGTCAATTAGTATTTGGAAAAACAACGCAAATCTTAGTAGAAAATTTACCAATTAAATTTCGATAAATTCTCCTGGagattaatgaaatataaatgtaattctttttcctttttttttttgtttagaAATAGGGCGGGTGAGCGAACTCTaagtaaaaaaaactaGTATTTCCACTAGCATGAgagtaaatattttgggTCTAAATAACAAAATACAAGTTTAGAGGGGAGACACGGATGGTATAGTagatttttaatttcttttataagCTTACCTAACCTATTCAATTATAAACCCAATCCTGTGTATGTCTTTATCATCCATTTCGAAGCATAGACCTCTCAAATAGTTGTACCCTTCGGACTGGTTGTATTCGGTGAACTTTGAAATTGTCTCACCGGACTGTGAGTACATTAAATACTTTCTTCCTATTTCATCGCTAGCATATACGTGAATCAGATTGTTTCTCGAGTTCATTCCGAATGAAAGACGTTTGAATATTGTAGCTGCGCTTCCTTGTTTTAGAATATACTCAGTCTTAGTTCCGATATCAAACATTCCAGTCCAGGAATCATCCACAGAAACCCTTTCTGACCTGAACTGATTATGACAAGCTACGTACATTCCAACGATTCTTCCATCAGGTGGAGGAGAGGATAAATATAACATAATTGTTGCAACTCTGTGGTTAACCGGACAAAGAACTGCTGTATTCTTTGAGTTATCTTTATGTATTCCAACCAGTTTTCTGCAATAAGTAGAGAATTCATTCTTATCATGGGTTACATAGCCTCCATATAATTCATTAAGGGATAGAGTTGTAATATTCTCCAAATTTGCATGAGAATTTACCTTTGGAATTCCCCTAACGGTTTTGCTTTCTTTAGGTTCTGATGCATAATGTCTATTAGTatgaataatttcttcatctaTAGTTAGAGGCTCAATTTTACTCCAAACTTTCTCGTTGGTTTCAAATGGTACTCCAACTGCATGAATTTTTCCGTTTGTCTCATCTAAATCAAAGCAAAGAGTACTTAGAATTTTCCCGTGATTTGAATCTGAAGACCAATAAATGCTTGATCCAAGACCTTCAGAGTTTATAGCTTTTGTCTTGAACTTGTTTAAAACGATTCCTTCTGAGTTGGAAACCAAAAAGAAACCAAAAGTATTTGAGTTTTTGCTGAAACCAAATTCAAGTTCTGAAACATTAATCATACTAATGGcctttttcaaattcttatCATTACAAATTCCGatattaaatgaagaattttcaTCTTTGTCATCACAAACTGCTTTAAGACCAATAATTTCGgaattatcttcattataGCAAATGGTAATCTCTTTTATAGTAGTCTCACCACAAGATAGACCAAAGCTTAGATTAACTTTGCTATTATGAATTCCTGCCCAACTTTCACAAATAGCTTCTGGTTCGTGAACTATAAATGAGTTTGAAATTTGAACGAATTTGGATTGTTCTACCTTTGAATTCTTGTTCCCAAGGGATTCCTTCTCCTCTTTAATAAAAGGAAATTGAGTTGGGGGTAAAATGAATTCATCTTCCCAGTATAAGCCTTGGGATTTAAAGTATGCTCCAAAACCAGTAATTTCTTTAGATGTCTCTCCAAACTCCAAACAAATCATTGACAAAGAATATCCAATATATCTTCTGGTATATAAAGTAGGAATTTCCTCCTTATTAACACCAACAGGATAGATACTAGATCTTCcatcattaataaataaatcaaatccTTGTATTCCTGTTTTCTTGAAATCAAATGAAACATCAATCTCTGTTAGATATTGAGCAGGTAAATCTTTTGAATATCCTTTGTAATCTTGTGGAATATCCACTAAAGTTTCCAGATCAACttttattgaagaataaCCAATCAAAGTTCTTCCTCCATTGTCacattcaataataaaagcaacaattttggaattattcTCTGGTGAAATTTTCAAGGGGATAATTTTGGTAAATGAACTAGAATCAGGGCATGAGACAGTGAAAGTTTCTCTTATTTCTGTTGTTAATGGAGCTCTTGTAACTTGACATTGAGGATAGCTAATTTGATTAACAAAGATATTTCCAACAGATTTAATAGGATTTCCACCTTTGAGTGTCTCCATTTTTGGAGCAGGTTTAAGaccaatatttaatataccTTCCTTTTTTAACTTGATTGAATTTCTAATCAGTCTACTTTGTATCAAAGTACAGAATGTGTCAAATGGACCATCTTTGATTTCACTGGATTTAGTTCCTTTTTTGTGACTAATCCCATTTTTACTGGATAAATATCTGTATATTAAGTTTGCTTCTCCAGAGAAAGTATGAGAATATGTTTCAAGCTTTGCAAGAAATCTATCAGAAAAAATGTTTGGGATTCCAGCAAGAACtgaatgaatataatatgGTGGACTAATATCAAGGAGACTCTCAACCAAGCTGATATTACTTATTGTAATAAGATCTTGGTAAGTCCCAATAATAGCTCCAGAATATCCATCAGAACAAAGTAGTCCAACAATTCCCATTAGTTCAGTCTTTTTATTAGACTTTGCATGTATATGGGTAATAACATGTCCTTTAGGACAAGTGAATGCAAAAGTACCAACATCTTTAGgtttttctaatttcttattcttACGGTTAATTACCCATTCATTCTTACATTCTTCTGGAGCTGAGGATCCTATTCTGGTTGCAATAGCAACATCACCAAAAGCAATATAGGCTAATCCAAAAGCTCTATATTCTCCAGGGTAGAAAATATTAGGTCTTACAATAGATTGACTAATTTTAACTTCTCCAGGAATTTCTGGTTTTGCTAAGGCGATTCCTTTAATTACAGACCTTCCATTTATTGTTTCAATTCCCAAACACATTCCATTGAATGATCCATCTTTTTCATATCTCCAGctaatttttgaatcagAAGTGATAATTTGTTTAAGTTTCTTGTCAACAGTTCTAtgataaaataattcattacCTTCAGAATTATAGATTTTCAAGGATACTAAAATAAACTCATCAGAAAGATTTTCTCCTCTATATCCAATTTCAAACCCAAGACTTTGAGCTTCTTGTACGTCTTCCATGATTGTAACTCCTTCCTTATTAGGAGTTTTTTCACCAATTCTAACTTCTCCATTTCCACAAGCTATTTGAAAAGCTTGAATAATATCTTCTGAAGTATTAGAAAATACATGCAAACCCTTTAAAAAATATCCAGGTTTACAAGTAACCAAGTAATAATCAAGTTCGTCATTTAATTTGGATGAAGCACCAAAGTTACAGgtattttttgtaataCTTTTCCCTTGATAAACATCTATAGTTCTATCAGAAATGAAGTCAACAACTGGAATTAATGATCTTTTTTTATGTTTTGGAAGTAAATACTGaactttttcaatttcaagattAGGATTGGAAGAATCAAAGATTTCTGAAGAAAAGATTCCTTGTAGATCTGAAAAATGAGTTTGTACTCCTCCTTGAATGAAAGGTAATACGTAAAGTTTCTTTGTAAAGTAAGCCCCAAATCCTAAAAGAGCTCCAGTATTAGAAACTTCAGCACAGATATACTTGAGATCATTTCCAGAGAAAGTTCTTTTAAAGCTTGGAACTCTTTCTTGGATAAATATAGTACTAATTCCATCAATAACAATTTCCAAATATGAGACAAACCCTAATTGGAGTCTACTCATATTTTCCTCAGTAATTCCAATTGTAATTTGGGATATAGATCCAGTTCTAGAGACTCTAATAACTGAAGGATCAGTAACTCTTCTTCCAAGTAGGACTGAGCCATTTGAAACAGTTTCCCTAAATTCGATTGAAATTGGGATATGTTTTGAGGTATATGAAACTTCAATAAAGTTGAAATTTAACTGGTTGATTGAATTTGGTAGtttaaagagaaagaaattGCTTTGATATTTACCCGAAGATGTTCCAAAAAGCATTTGACATTCTGGCCAAAGCTTAGGAACTGCAAGTACTTTATCAGTTTTAACACTAAAATTCTCAAATGTATATGATTCCGGAGAAGAATTAATTGGAATGGTTTTAATAGGCTGAATAGTAACTGGAATTAATGCtattctattaataagattcatttttttgtcCGTTTTTAACCCAATACAACCTCCTGTCATAAAGCTTCCACTCcattctttatattttgagAATTGAGATCTTGGTATAAAAGGTGGATTTTCTCTTAAATCATAAGCAATAtgaaaatcattatttggaaCATTAACTCCAAATGTTCCATCAAATCCTGAGGCTGAAAATCCTGCAAGATACTCTTGTCCAGTTATAGATCTTTCTATAAATGCATTAGCCTTGTGAATCcacattttcttttcttgtGGTATTGATAATCTAATATTAGATTTAGCAAGACttccaaaataaataaaactttGATTATCATCACATCCAAATCCCAAACCAGTAATTGCTATTTCAATATGTTTGAGATCGTTTgaatctttctttttttttgcattgAATTTTAGCTCTTTATATTCGAATCTCAAATAGGAAATTGCTGATCCAGATGGACATTTGAAACTGATCATTTTGGATTTGGAGATTCCTTCAGCCTCAAGTAAATGACCAGCACATTCATCATCAATCCTATCTTCCATTATTAACATTGATCCAGAAGTATAAAAGCCCTCAATACGTTTTTCTTCAGGCAAATAGTTTGAAGTATACAGAGGATATTTTGTACTTTTTATAGATTTTGGATTTTTTGAGTATATTTTACTCATTTTTGAATAGTATTGAGCACTTGCAATTTCATCCTCAATATTTATTCGactaattttttcatttcgATCTTTTCTAGACAATAAATCTGGATACCTTGAAATAGAACTAGGTAAATCACTTGAAGGCTTGTTTTTGTTTGATTTCTTAAtttcactttttttttcagcTTTCTGTAACGTCTTTGAACTGGATTTAGTTAAAGGTGATTCTCCTATTTCTGTTCCTAAACCCCTTTGTTCTAATATATGTCCTGCACCTGATTTCACTTCAGTAACAATACTAGATCCTACATATTTTACTTCAAATGATACCACAGCTACCAGAATGAAAAGAGCTAACCATGAAATTAACTGTTTGTTTCTCATTTAATATGGATAATCTTCTTTTGCCAATCTCTTTCCTAAGTTTTCATTAATCCCAAATATGTGGCTTACTCACGTATGCACTACTTTGAATTTGAGATCGGCCATTTTCGCGCCTTTTCAACAgtgattattatatatttgtttttttataatgcctatattgaaaatattgcatgtatgaaaaaaaaaacatttctaatttgaaaatttaatattaaagttaagAAATGATTAGTGAGTTTAATTTAGATTTGTTTGGTTTGAGAAGATACACAGTTAAGTTCtatgaataattttcattttgattaaatattattgagagtagttttttattaatttagttttttttcttataagGCATAAAGAAACTAAAAATCAAGTTTCAAGTTAtgaaaaggaaataaaaagaaataaatttaagaTAATTAGGAATAAATTTTTAGGAAAAGATGATT
This Cryptosporidium parvum Iowa II chromosome 7, whole genome shotgun sequence DNA region includes the following protein-coding sequences:
- a CDS encoding elongation factor EF1-gamma (glutathione S-transferase family), with product MVYTLFGLDSCPLVSIIKSVAEITGDKISHKVSDGTDHKDLDFHLAFGTPVLDTQFGKIFGTSTILRFLARGSPYTNLYGRTDSDATHVDMILQYIDTTLSSLVVPLFKKSGDVKSYGSELTKIFESFNKYFNYRTFVAGERITIADVLLATIIDCSIKCSAGALSLKSCVNLQRYIDTILAQPSIKKHYGEYVKKCSASKDSQAKPQSGSADASEEKPKKKDNPLDSLPPTSMSMDEWKRVYSNTKDLKGVAMPWLYQNFDANGYSFYYMKYNKLPDELDVAFRASNMVGGFLQRLDNNFRKYSFGVINIVGEGNNFDYQGVFMFRGADIPEEMQSHPSYEYHTFTKLDISKPADKKLITDYFCNDDEVEGLKIQDCKVWK
- a CDS encoding 60S ribosomal protein L6 (transcripts identified by EST), encoding MTEKIQLYKPRDRVKVTLRRKYSSRRKASVVAPKLRSSLQPGVVCILLAGPYKGKRVVMLKALPSGLVVVTGPYALNGVPVRRVNPAYIIATSTKVDVSKADVSKFTDEYFKVDRSKLKKSKDTFMDQGEETKVNRVVSEERKKTQQALDASIIPSIQSNPLMMSYLKTRFTLTSGMFPHKLKF
- a CDS encoding CDC14 phosphatase (transcripts identified by EST); protein product: MNSRKKINNIIQGSLTLIENKFYWSLCTSNVPSTSVDKKGTNYYFCIDDELVYEPFFQDFGPLNLRCIYKYCKKVDNLLRTVESTGGYIVQCTSVYDMKKRTNSAFLACCYMMIRQGKTPGSSLALFNSVPLLSFRDATYGPCSYSLTVGDCLLGLYYAMLLKWFDYETFDINEYSTYEKVENGDISWVIPNKFIAFSGPSGTSVDEDGYFSLTPEFYIPIFKKLKVSTVIRLNKKQYESERFTNNGIKHEELFFIDGSCPPQNILNRFLELTENEKGVFAVHCKAGLGRTGTLLGCYAIKNYRFTASAWIGWNRIARPGSVLGPQQQFLHEIEPNLFARGSILPPEMRLDTKIPLIARKVQDAVQKQAKIRQIQCISSQFMENKNSDLSKYPITMQQNKISKDTTNNHDDISIEQEVIQMMSNLSAVDNIAILGDAGQGERLVHAKKNIISK
- a CDS encoding T8M16_190 RRM protein of possible plant origin (transcripts identified by EST); the protein is MTNKIGAKKERDMESKEMLSNCQQLPCSALEFLTGEYELEEEGIVEFRNVVSLLSKEQLVDILSKSAYLYNIIGNACKLIVERSPVSRRVMVRNISFQTSDKVFLNLFEKFGEIEDSTIIREKNGRSRGYGFVTYKSSESIKKLFNENLILNGRQLLVKLAADPFSEFTCGPIDCNKQVMESNQRLTSTIFKKKLFIRNLSESTTNESLRQAFSEFEDIEECFVMRDHNTGKSRKYGFITFNNLGDMMKVLQHPERIVDGKVTFVSLAFKQKDTSNANKKSDTPATELQGSYPLSFPVQSGYFYDYYNALPQMQLDLQNTNLTSENVRNQHQMEVYPYVNQCYYSSNPCFTPYFIPYTPYGVYSNLYALQNNQEHNSKEEKEK
- a CDS encoding signal peptide-containing protein with transmembrane domain (transcripts identified by EST), translated to MRNKQLISWLALFILVAVVSFEVKYVGSSIVTEVKSGAGHILEQRGLGTEIGESPLTKSSSKTLQKAEKKSEIKKSNKNKPSSDLPSSISRYPDLLSRKDRNEKISRINIEDEIASAQYYSKMSKIYSKNPKSIKSTKYPLYTSNYLPEEKRIEGFYTSGSMLIMEDRIDDECAGHLLEAEGISKSKMISFKCPSGSAISYLRFEYKELKFNAKKKKDSNDLKHIEIAITGLGFGCDDNQSFIYFGSLAKSNIRLSIPQEKKMWIHKANAFIERSITGQEYLAGFSASGFDGTFGVNVPNNDFHIAYDLRENPPFIPRSQFSKYKEWSGSFMTGGCIGLKTDKKMNLINRIALIPVTIQPIKTIPINSSPESYTFENFSVKTDKVLAVPKLWPECQMLFGTSSGKYQSNFFLFKLPNSINQLNFNFIEVSYTSKHIPISIEFRETVSNGSVLLGRRVTDPSVIRVSRTGSISQITIGITEENMSRLQLGFVSYLEIVIDGISTIFIQERVPSFKRTFSGNDLKYICAEVSNTGALLGFGAYFTKKLYVLPFIQGGVQTHFSDLQGIFSSEIFDSSNPNLEIEKVQYLLPKHKKRSLIPVVDFISDRTIDVYQGKSITKNTCNFGASSKLNDELDYYLVTCKPGYFLKGLHVFSNTSEDIIQAFQIACGNGEVRIGEKTPNKEGVTIMEDVQEAQSLGFEIGYRGENLSDEFILVSLKIYNSEGNELFYHRTVDKKLKQIITSDSKISWRYEKDGSFNGMCLGIETINGRSVIKGIALAKPEIPGEVKISQSIVRPNIFYPGEYRAFGLAYIAFGDVAIATRIGSSAPEECKNEWVINRKNKKLEKPKDVGTFAFTCPKGHVITHIHAKSNKKTELMGIVGLLCSDGYSGAIIGTYQDLITISNISLVESLLDISPPYYIHSVLAGIPNIFSDRFLAKLETYSHTFSGEANLIYRYLSSKNGISHKKGTKSSEIKDGPFDTFCTLIQSRLIRNSIKLKKEGILNIGLKPAPKMETLKGGNPIKSVGNIFVNQISYPQCQVTRAPLTTEIRETFTVSCPDSSSFTKIIPLKISPENNSKIVAFIIECDNGGRTLIGYSSIKVDLETLVDIPQDYKGYSKDLPAQYLTEIDVSFDFKKTGIQGFDLFINDGRSSIYPVGVNKEEIPTLYTRRYIGYSLSMICLEFGETSKEITGFGAYFKSQGLYWEDEFILPPTQFPFIKEEKESLGNKNSKVEQSKFVQISNSFIVHEPEAICESWAGIHNSKVNLSFGLSCGETTIKEITICYNEDNSEIIGLKAVCDDKDENSSFNIGICNDKNLKKAISMINVSELEFGFSKNSNTFGFFLVSNSEGIVLNKFKTKAINSEGLGSSIYWSSDSNHGKILSTLCFDLDETNGKIHAVGVPFETNEKVWSKIEPLTIDEEIIHTNRHYASEPKESKTVRGIPKVNSHANLENITTLSLNELYGGYVTHDKNEFSTYCRKLVGIHKDNSKNTAVLCPVNHRVATIMLYLSSPPPDGRIVGMYVACHNQFRSERVSVDDSWTGMFDIGTKTEYILKQGSAATIFKRLSFGMNSRNNLIHVYASDEIGRKYLMYSQSGETISKFTEYNQSEGYNYLRGLCFEMDDKDIHRIGFIIE